Genomic window (Paenibacillus sp. 37):
CAGTATCAGAAACCCATGACCTTAAAGAGGTTCATGGTCTTCATACATACCCATTAAATTCACATCTATCATATAATGGAGCGATACATATGCTAACCCACCAGCGCAAAGTCCTCATCATCGAGGATGAATCAGATATTTCGCGCATTCTGCGAGATTATTTAACCAAAAATCAATATGAAGCCGCCGTGGCAGCCACTGGACAAGATGGACTTCAGATTATGGAGCTTATTCAACCAGACTACATCATTCTGGATATTATGCTTCCGGACATGGACGGGATCGAGGTCTGTCGAGAGATCCGAAGGCGCAATAATATCCCCATCCTCATTCTAAGTGCCAGAGGCAGTGATACCGACAAGGTACTTGGACTTGGCTTTGGAGCAGACGACTATATGACCAAGCCCTTCTCACTGAGCGAACTGTTAGCACGGATTAATGCCCACTTCAGGCGTTATGACAGCATGACTTCCGTTGGAGATAGAACAGAACTACTGCATCTTAGAAACCTGGTAATTGATAAAAAAGCCTATAAAATTACATTAAACGGATCGGAAGTTTCTCTGTCTGCCAAGGAATTTGAACTACTTCATTACTTGGCAAGCCACAAGAATCAGGTATTCTCCAAAGCCCAGTTGCTCGACGCTATCTGGGGATATGCAACCTATGGCGATGAAAATACCGTAACCGTATACATTCGCAGACTGCGTGAAAAAATTGAGGCAGATGCCTCGCATCCGACCGTTCTGAAGACGGTATGGGGTGTCGGTTACAAATTCAATTACGAATAAGTGAGATTGGAGGCACCCACATGTCATTGAACAGGTGGTCCAAACGCTGGTTGTTAACAACACTTGGGCTTCTCATTATTATCTTTTCAAGTATCCTTGCACTGTCGATGATGCTGTTACAAGATCGAAATTCAGGCGAATCCAATCTGTCCCTGAATCAGGTTCGACTCAAGGTCAATCCGATCTTACTCGCTTTGGAGCAAAATCATCAGCATCTTAATGAACAAAATATTCGTGAAGTCATACGTTCCACCGCCAGAGAGACCGGGGTTCTACTTACCTATCTAAACTTGGATGGAAAAGTCATTCTGTCCTCCGACTCCACCTCTGAAGGGATGCAAGTTAATCTGCGTTCAGCTCTCCATTATGATCTGCATCATGCCACGCAGGCCGCGGACGGTAACGACACGCTTGATATTGCGTTTCCCGTGATGGACGGACCGATGGGAAGTCAGATCGGCAATGCCATCTTTTCCATCCCCCAAGCGATGGTTACGGTTCTGCAACCGATGACTTTTCCGGTTATATTGATTAGCGTACTAATGCTCCTGTCACTGGTTCTGAGCTTATTTCTATTCTGGATAAAACGAAAACTGGACAAACACCTGCTCTCTCCCATCCATCAATTGAAGCAACATGCGGAATCCATGCTTAAAGGCAATTATGAAGAAAAAATCCAGTACAACCGGAACGATGAATTGCTCGAAGTATATGCCATGTTTGATCTAATGCGCACGGAGATTAAACATATGAGCGAGCAGCGTATTCAGCAGGAACAAGCACAAAAAGAACTCATCACCAATATATCTCATGATATTAAAACACCAATTACCACGATAAAAGCATACATAGAAGCTATTGAGGAAGGACTATGCAACGATCAGGAGACGCTGATGGAATATATGGGAGTCATGCGGACCCATACGGATAAAACGGCACGCCTTGTGGAGGATCTGCTGGTTCATGCACTTCAGGAATTGGGGCAAATTTCGGTGGAAACCCGTGAAATGTACAGTGGGCCTATACTGGAGACGATGTTGAAACCTATTGAACATGTTGTCCTAACAAAGGGGCTTATCTATAAAGGACCCAACTACATCCCCAATGTGTTAATCGCTATCGACCCCACTCGAATTGAACAGGTGATCTCCAATCTTGCCGCCAATGCCCTCAAGCATACAGCTCCAGGAGACACGATACGTATAGATTTGGAACTGGAATCCGGGCACTTGAAAGTGACGATTGCCGATTCGGGTCAGGGAATACGTGTACAGGACATGCCATTTGTTTTTCAGCGTTACTTCAGAGGCCATACGAGTCATGCAGAACAACATGTTCAGGAAGGTACAGGGCTGGGCCTTTCCATCTGCCAAAGCATTATTGAAGCACATGGAGGTCATATTTCCTTTACTAGTAAAGAAGGACAAGGTACTACCTTCCGGTTCTATCTGCCGATCTGCTGAGCCCACACTCCACAGCTGTAATACTTTATTCATAATTCGATAAGGCTTCCTCAACATCCCTCCTCTAGAATGAATCCTATACTGCACTTGGGAGTGATTCGACTTGTCCAAAAAAGTGATTATCCGTGCACAGAATCTGTGCAAAACGTACAACAGCGGAAGTGAACAATATCATGCCATCCGTAATGTTGATCTCGACATCTATGAAGGAGAATTCACGGTCATCATGGGTAACTCTGGCTCTGGCAAATCAACCCTCCTATACCTGCTAAGCGGACTGGATCAGATCACAGCAGGTGAGGTCTATTTTCGTGACCAGCGGATTGACGCTTACAGTGAACGGGAAATGTCCAACTTCCGTACCCGCCGGATTGGTTATATCTATCAGAGCATCAATCTGGTCCCGGACCTTTCCATCAAAGAAAACATTGCTTTACCGGGATATATTGCAGGAAACAAAAAGAAGGACATCCTATCCCGCGTTGCTGAGCTGATGAATGCCATGGATATTGATGGACAACGTAACCGTCTCCCCTCCCAAACTTCCGGAGGACAGCAGCAACGAGCTGCGATTGCACGGGCTTTGATCAACTCACCGGATATCATTTTTGCGGATGAACCGACCGGAAGCTTAAATATGGAACATGGCACAGCTGTTCTCGATATCCTTACAGATATCCATCGAAAAGGACAGTCGGTAGTTATGGTTACGCATGATATTAAGGCTGCCTGTCGGGCAGATCGCCTGATCTATATTCAAGACGGCAAGATTGGCGGAATCCTTGAGTTCGATACCTATGACGAACATCAAATTCAAGATCGTGAAGCGATTATCTTCGCTTTGGTTACGGGGAAGGAATAACGATGGCAGTCATGTTTAAACTTAGCTTGTCGTATCTGGGTAGGAACAAAATACAAAATGCGCTGATTGCGCTGCTCCTGCTACTCTCGACACTTCTTGTATCTACAGCTATTGTCATTCTGGCGAACACAGGCAATCAGTTTCATGAAATGC
Coding sequences:
- a CDS encoding ABC transporter ATP-binding protein, yielding MSKKVIIRAQNLCKTYNSGSEQYHAIRNVDLDIYEGEFTVIMGNSGSGKSTLLYLLSGLDQITAGEVYFRDQRIDAYSEREMSNFRTRRIGYIYQSINLVPDLSIKENIALPGYIAGNKKKDILSRVAELMNAMDIDGQRNRLPSQTSGGQQQRAAIARALINSPDIIFADEPTGSLNMEHGTAVLDILTDIHRKGQSVVMVTHDIKAACRADRLIYIQDGKIGGILEFDTYDEHQIQDREAIIFALVTGKE
- a CDS encoding sensor histidine kinase, which gives rise to MSLNRWSKRWLLTTLGLLIIIFSSILALSMMLLQDRNSGESNLSLNQVRLKVNPILLALEQNHQHLNEQNIREVIRSTARETGVLLTYLNLDGKVILSSDSTSEGMQVNLRSALHYDLHHATQAADGNDTLDIAFPVMDGPMGSQIGNAIFSIPQAMVTVLQPMTFPVILISVLMLLSLVLSLFLFWIKRKLDKHLLSPIHQLKQHAESMLKGNYEEKIQYNRNDELLEVYAMFDLMRTEIKHMSEQRIQQEQAQKELITNISHDIKTPITTIKAYIEAIEEGLCNDQETLMEYMGVMRTHTDKTARLVEDLLVHALQELGQISVETREMYSGPILETMLKPIEHVVLTKGLIYKGPNYIPNVLIAIDPTRIEQVISNLAANALKHTAPGDTIRIDLELESGHLKVTIADSGQGIRVQDMPFVFQRYFRGHTSHAEQHVQEGTGLGLSICQSIIEAHGGHISFTSKEGQGTTFRFYLPIC
- a CDS encoding response regulator transcription factor, with translation MLTHQRKVLIIEDESDISRILRDYLTKNQYEAAVAATGQDGLQIMELIQPDYIILDIMLPDMDGIEVCREIRRRNNIPILILSARGSDTDKVLGLGFGADDYMTKPFSLSELLARINAHFRRYDSMTSVGDRTELLHLRNLVIDKKAYKITLNGSEVSLSAKEFELLHYLASHKNQVFSKAQLLDAIWGYATYGDENTVTVYIRRLREKIEADASHPTVLKTVWGVGYKFNYE